The Deltaproteobacteria bacterium genome has a window encoding:
- a CDS encoding flagellar biosynthetic protein FliO — protein MDFTHLFLQMLFALVIVSVAAVLILRYVLPKLSWARKFQKTGNFELIDRFGLDFRRAIYLVRVGKKYLVLGGSESGLHCLSELKPDELERTKSETRISQ, from the coding sequence ATGGACTTTACGCATCTCTTTTTACAAATGCTTTTTGCCCTCGTGATTGTTTCCGTCGCGGCTGTTTTGATTTTGCGTTATGTGCTCCCGAAACTTTCTTGGGCCAGAAAATTTCAAAAAACGGGAAATTTTGAATTGATCGATCGTTTTGGTCTCGATTTTCGTCGCGCCATTTATCTCGTGCGTGTCGGGAAAAAATATCTGGTGTTGGGAGGTTCCGAATCAGGATTACATTGCCTGTCGGAATTAAAACCCGATGAACTCGAAAGGACTAAGAGTGAAACAAGAATTTCGCAATAG